A window of Cryptomeria japonica chromosome 3, Sugi_1.0, whole genome shotgun sequence contains these coding sequences:
- the LOC131062420 gene encoding uncharacterized protein LOC131062420, with translation MHMPARKKLVVDIVDVEIGQVNRMPTPLPVPLPTPPPSGVYNPTPNRQRRAKKKKRIRSEGGMAVGTRIELRCTAIQKFLLEETSGSEKRIRDTFGDNPDTSKALRMLVKQHRVKRFGSGGKADPFVYMALIPPGMSELERLEEANAYGMMRSAHG, from the exons ATGCACATGCCTGCTCGGAAGAAGCTGGTTGTTGATATTGTGGATGTGGAGATTGGACAGGTAAACCGGATGCCAACTCCTCTGCCAGTGCCCCTGCCGACGCCGCCGCCGTCCGGCGTCTATAATCCGACGCCAAACAGGCAGAGAagggcaaagaagaagaagagaataagGAGCGAAGGGGGAATGGCGGTGGGCACCCGCATAGAGCTGCGCTGCACGGCAATTCAGAAGTTTCTGCTGGAGGAGACGTCGGGGTCGGAGAAGCGCATCCGGGATACCTTCGGCGATAACCCCGACACAAGCAAGGCTCTCAGAAT GCTGGTGAAACAACATAGAGTTAAGCGCTTTGGCAGCGGAGGGAAAGCCGATCCGTTTGTCTACATG GCGCTAATTCCTCCCGGCATGAGCGAACTGGAACGGCTGGAAGAAGCCAACGCCTACGGCATGATGCGATCCGCCCACGGGTAG